A single window of bacterium DNA harbors:
- the secY gene encoding preprotein translocase subunit SecY codes for MIPGLANIVRIPDLRRKFLFTVGMLALFRLGSHIPVPGVDVLRLQSLFQQGQAGNVFGFIDLFVGGAFSRFALFALGVFPYITASIIFSLLEVVFPELKEIHREEGEAGRRKIGQWTLYLSVILAIVQGTGQMLLIRNLGAIDNPRPLILGEIVATLVAGTMVLTWMGSIMTEYGIGNGVSLIIFAGIVARLPNQLGQTIGLVNVGEASVFRALADIAVILFSIVAVVVVTQAARKIPIQYAKRIVGRRMVGGQTTYLPIRIASAGVIPIIFAISVMQFPSTIAQFSRWEWLQRLGGYLSISSTVGSILYFVLIIAFTYFYTAVSFDPEDVSDNIKKYGGFVPGIRPGRPTTDYLMRILEKLTFVGALFLGLIAVGPIFLARFTGQLTLYLTGTSLLIVVGVALETMKQIEAYVLMRHYEGFMK; via the coding sequence GTGATTCCCGGGCTCGCCAATATCGTTCGCATCCCGGATCTCCGCCGGAAGTTTCTCTTCACGGTTGGGATGCTGGCGTTGTTCCGGCTGGGGTCGCACATCCCCGTGCCGGGGGTCGACGTGCTCCGGCTGCAGAGCCTCTTCCAGCAGGGGCAGGCCGGCAACGTGTTCGGCTTCATCGACCTGTTCGTCGGGGGCGCGTTTTCGCGCTTCGCGCTGTTCGCGCTCGGCGTGTTCCCCTACATCACCGCGTCGATCATTTTCAGCCTGCTCGAGGTGGTCTTCCCCGAGCTCAAGGAGATCCACCGCGAGGAAGGGGAGGCCGGACGCCGGAAGATCGGCCAGTGGACCCTCTACCTCTCCGTGATCCTGGCGATCGTCCAGGGCACCGGCCAGATGCTGCTGATCCGCAACCTCGGGGCGATCGATAACCCGCGGCCGCTCATCCTCGGTGAAATCGTGGCGACGCTCGTCGCCGGGACGATGGTGCTGACCTGGATGGGCTCGATCATGACCGAATACGGCATCGGCAACGGCGTGTCGCTGATCATCTTCGCCGGCATCGTCGCGCGGCTGCCCAACCAGCTGGGCCAGACGATCGGGCTCGTGAACGTGGGCGAAGCGTCCGTGTTCCGCGCCCTGGCGGATATCGCGGTGATCTTGTTCAGCATCGTGGCCGTCGTCGTAGTGACCCAGGCCGCGCGCAAGATCCCGATCCAGTACGCGAAGCGCATCGTCGGCCGGCGGATGGTCGGCGGGCAGACCACGTACCTGCCGATCCGGATCGCGTCGGCCGGGGTGATCCCGATCATCTTCGCGATCTCCGTGATGCAGTTCCCTTCGACGATCGCGCAGTTCTCGCGCTGGGAGTGGTTGCAGCGCCTCGGCGGGTATCTCTCGATCAGCAGCACGGTCGGGAGCATCCTGTACTTCGTGCTGATCATCGCGTTCACGTATTTCTACACGGCGGTGAGCTTCGATCCCGAAGACGTCTCCGACAACATCAAGAAGTACGGGGGCTTCGTCCCCGGCATCCGGCCGGGCCGCCCCACGACCGACTACCTGATGCGAATTTTGGAGAAGCTGACGTTCGTCGGCGCGCTCTTCCTCGGTCTGATCGCGGTCGGCCCGATCTTCCTGGCGCGGTTCACCGGGCAGCTGACGCTGTACCTGACCGGCACGTCGTTGTTGATCGTCGTCGGCGTCGCGCTCGAGACGATGAAGCAGATCGAGGCCTACGTGCTCATGCGTCACTATGAAGGCTTCATGAAATGA